A window of Castanea sativa cultivar Marrone di Chiusa Pesio chromosome 1, ASM4071231v1 contains these coding sequences:
- the LOC142620319 gene encoding uncharacterized protein LOC142620319, with amino-acid sequence MIGGYDVKRVLVVQGSRAEIMYLDLYKGLKLKPDDLTSYDSPLVGFDGKVVIPKGQIKLLVQARSEIAEVNFIVVDAYSPYTAIVARPWLLAMGVVSFSLHLKVKYPSSDQVRAQLPPQEKEKLIMFFRKNIDVFAWNFYEAPGVDPSSICHHLNVNPTVILKKQPLWRSSKEHSEAVKEEVIKLKQMVTIKEVFFLYPE; translated from the exons ATGATAGGGGGATATGATGTGAAGCGAGTGTTGGTTGTTCAAGGTAGTAGGGCAGAGATCATGTACCTAGATTTGTATAAAGGGCTAAAGCTGAAACCAGATGATTTGACTAGTTATGATTCACCCctggtgggttttgatgggaAGGTAGTTATACCGAAAGGCCAAATCAAATTACTAGTCCAAGCAAGGTCAGAGATAGCAGAGGTGAACTTCATTGTAGTGGACGCTTACTCTCCTTACACtgccattgtggcaagacccTGGCTACTTGCCATGGGAGTTGTCTCTTTTTCTTTACACTTGAAAGTGAAATATCCATCTAGTGATCAG GTCAGAGCTCAACTGCCTCCTCAAGAGAAGGAAAAGTTGATAAtgttttttaggaaaaatattgatgtgtttgcgTGGAACTTTTACGAGGCTCCTGGAGTGGATCCGAGCTCCATTTGTCATCATCTGAATGTCAACCCAACCGTCATACTAAAGAAGCAACCACTTTGGCGTTCAtctaaagagcattctgaggctgtcaAAGAGGAGGTGATCAAGCTTAAGCAAATGGTGACTATTAAggaggttttttttcttt